One Pseudomonadota bacterium genomic window, GCCGTGTCGGATGGGAAGTTGTCGCGCCCAGCCCTTCCTACGCCGCCCCCTCCATGAAGTGGGCGCGACACAGGGGGACATAGCTCTCTGTGCTGCCGATCTGGACCTGGGGGCCGTCGTCCATGCGCCGGCCCTCGCCATCCACGCGGATGACCATGGTGGCCTTGGATCCACAGTGGCAGATGGTCTTGACCTCGTGCAGCTTGTCCGCCCAGGCCATCAGCCACTGGCTGCCCTCGAACAGATGGCCGCGGAAATCCGTGCGCAGGCCATAGCACATCACCGGAATGTCCAGTTCATCCGTAATCCGGCACAGGTCCCGCACACTGGCCTTTGTCAGGAAATGCGCCTCGTCCACGAACACGGCGTGGATTTTCCGGCCAGCTGTCTGGGCAGCCGCGGTCTGGCCATACATGTCCTTTTCCGGCAGGGATTTACAGGACAGGCCGATGCGGCTTGCAACCACGTCTGATCCGCCGCGCGTGTCAATCACAGGCTTGAACACCAGGGTGTCCATGCCCCGCTCCTCGTAATTATAGCGGGCCTGCAGCAGCATGGTGCTTTTGCCGGCGTTCATGGTGGAATAGTAAAAATACAGCTTGGCCATGGGTCTTCTCCGGGCTTTCCGGACTCTTGTGCCACGGCGCCCCCGCAGCTGCAAGCCTGCGCCCCCATCAAAACCCTTTATCCGCAACCCGATGTGTGT contains:
- a CDS encoding thymidine kinase, encoding MAKLYFYYSTMNAGKSTMLLQARYNYEERGMDTLVFKPVIDTRGGSDVVASRIGLSCKSLPEKDMYGQTAAAQTAGRKIHAVFVDEAHFLTKASVRDLCRITDELDIPVMCYGLRTDFRGHLFEGSQWLMAWADKLHEVKTICHCGSKATMVIRVDGEGRRMDDGPQVQIGSTESYVPLCRAHFMEGAA